One genomic region from Mangifera indica cultivar Alphonso chromosome 17, CATAS_Mindica_2.1, whole genome shotgun sequence encodes:
- the LOC123199896 gene encoding putative disease resistance protein At3g14460, with the protein MLTSLPEGMKHGNTGLEILWIEECHSLTFIVKGQLPPSLKRLSALNCEKLQILFDDTEDISPHSSSMTQNAFINNTGTSALGRLYIDKCSSLTALSLKGQLPVSLAHLEIYDCLKLASIAERFVNNISLRYICVERCEILSSLPQGLCNLNGLRDFELQDCPNLVCFPEGGLPNTILSVRIVRCEKLRELPEGIHNLNCLQFLSITLCPSIKSFPVEGFPGNLGILCVCDNLEIYKTLKEWGIHKLTCLTMLSIGGCPDVVSFPEDEMGMMLPTSLIVLSVAKFPNLKYLSSRGFQDLASLKTLIINDCPQLSSVPEGLTSPILQLHILDCPLLKKQCTRDKGREWPKIADIPEVTLDFKFIYDSEEEEDISRKFIIRTL; encoded by the coding sequence ATGCTAACTTCCTTACCAGAAGGAATGAAGCATGGCAATACAGGTCTTGAAATTTTGTGGATTGAAGAATGCCATTCTCTGACATTCATTGTAAAAGGTCAGCTACCTCCATCTCTGAAACGACTTTCAGCATTAAATTGCGAGAAGTTGCAGATTTTGTTTGATGATACAGAGGATATTTCTCCTCACTCATCTTCAATGACGCAAAATGCGTTCATTAACAACACCGGGACATCTGCACTTGGCCGCTTGTATATTGACAAATGTTCATCTCTCACGGCTTTATCTTTAAAAGGACAGCTACCTGTTTCACTTGCACATCTTGAAATTTATGATTGCTTAAAGCTGGCATCAATAGCAGAGAGATTTGTCAACAACATATCTCTCAGATATATATGTGTCGAGAGATGTGAAATACTTAGTTCCTTGCCTCAGGGTCTATGCAATCTTAATGGTCTTCGTGACTTTGAACTTCAGGACTGTCCAAACCTTGTTTGCTTCCCTGAAGGAGGGCTTCCCAACACCATTTTATCCGTTAGAATCGTCAGATGTGAGAAACTTAGAGAGCTTCCTGAAGGCATTCACAATCTCAACTGTCtccaatttttatcaataacGCTATGTCCGAGTATCAAATCATTTCCAGTAGAAGGTTTTCCTGGCAACCTAGGAATACTTTGTGTTTGTGATAATCTTGAAATCTATAAGACTTTGAAGGAGTGGGGAATTCACAAGCTCACCTGCCTTACAATGTTGTCTATAGGTGGATGTCCTGATGTTGTATCTTTTCCAGAAGATGAGATGGGAATGATGCTGCCAACCTCTTTAATTGTCCTATCCGTTGCAAAATTTCCAAACTTGAAATACTTATCTTCTAGGGGTTTTCAAGACTTAGCTTCTCTTAAAACTTTGATTATCAATGATTGCCCACAGCTGTCATCTGTTCCAGAGGGCCTAACATCCCCAATTTTGCAATTACACATTCTTGATTGTCCTCTTCTGAAAAAACAATGCACGAGGGATAAAGGACGAGAATGGCCTAAAATAGCTGACATCCCAGAAGTCACATTAGATTTCAAATTCATCTACGATTCGGAGGAGGAAGAGGATATATCAAGGAAATTTATAATAAGAACTTTATGA